From the genome of bacterium, one region includes:
- a CDS encoding sugar transferase encodes MKRSELVFSVILVPLDYLMLLSAAVAAYFLRLSGPIKAWRPALFTFDLPFSRYFFIAAIVALWWLAAFALAGLYRMKTNRARIEEFFQIVTGSALGVLGIILYIFLTGELFNSRFIILAGLFFAILSVTVSRMLMRMLQAHLAKVHGYGVHRMIIIGGDQVSHTIANKLNSHPDLGYTVVKHLHTLHMDEVRDAMQQNGNSIDEVLLADPNFEKEQVLELIDFCEDKHIGFRFIPNLFQTLTTNVVVDTFTGVPIVELRRTALEGWGKVVKRVLDIGGSILGLVILSPIFLIVAVIVKGDTPGSVFVRLKRVSQGRTFDLYKFRSMIIGAHEMKKELLAYNERQDGPLFKMKNDPRITRVGRWLRKTRIDEFPQLFNVLRGEMSLVGPRPHEPEEVAKYQKHHKKVLAIKPGMTGLAQISGSSDLAFEEEVKLDTYYVENWSLRLDIYILLKTIIVLFTDKSAA; translated from the coding sequence ATGAAACGTTCCGAACTCGTCTTCAGCGTCATTCTTGTGCCGCTCGATTATCTCATGCTGCTTTCTGCCGCTGTTGCGGCATATTTTTTGCGTCTCTCGGGTCCCATTAAAGCGTGGCGGCCGGCTCTTTTTACATTTGATTTGCCGTTCTCGAGATATTTTTTTATCGCAGCTATCGTTGCATTATGGTGGCTTGCGGCTTTTGCGCTTGCGGGACTTTATCGCATGAAGACAAATCGGGCGCGGATCGAGGAATTTTTCCAGATTGTCACCGGAAGTGCTCTGGGAGTGCTTGGTATCATTCTCTACATCTTCCTTACGGGGGAACTTTTTAATTCCCGGTTTATTATTCTTGCCGGACTCTTTTTCGCAATCCTATCTGTTACCGTCTCACGCATGCTCATGCGAATGTTGCAGGCGCATCTTGCAAAAGTTCATGGATACGGCGTTCATCGCATGATTATTATTGGAGGAGACCAAGTTTCCCACACAATCGCAAACAAACTCAACAGCCACCCGGACTTGGGCTATACGGTAGTAAAACATCTACATACACTGCACATGGATGAAGTTCGAGACGCAATGCAACAAAACGGCAATAGTATCGATGAGGTATTGTTGGCCGATCCGAACTTTGAGAAAGAACAAGTTTTGGAGCTTATTGATTTTTGTGAGGACAAGCATATCGGATTTCGTTTTATCCCAAATCTTTTCCAAACGCTCACCACGAATGTTGTAGTGGATACGTTCACCGGAGTGCCTATCGTGGAGTTGAGACGTACTGCGCTTGAGGGCTGGGGGAAAGTGGTGAAGCGCGTGCTGGATATCGGGGGTTCCATACTGGGCCTTGTCATACTTTCCCCGATTTTTCTTATTGTTGCCGTTATTGTCAAAGGTGACACACCTGGCTCTGTGTTCGTAAGGCTCAAGCGCGTCAGCCAGGGCAGGACCTTCGATCTTTATAAATTCCGCTCGATGATCATCGGTGCGCACGAGATGAAAAAAGAACTTCTGGCATACAACGAAAGACAAGATGGCCCCCTGTTTAAAATGAAAAATGATCCGCGCATAACCAGAGTCGGACGATGGCTGCGCAAGACCCGCATCGACGAATTTCCACAGCTTTTTAACGTACTGCGCGGCGAAATGTCGCTTGTGGGTCCGAGACCTCATGAGCCGGAAGAGGTTGCGAAATACCAGAAACACCATAAAAAAGTTCTTGCGATAAAGCCCGGCATGACGGGCCTTGCGCAGATTTCGGGTAGCTCGGACCTCGCCTTTGAGGAAGAAGTGAAACTCGATACGTATTATGTAGAAAACTGGTCTTTGCGTCTGGACATATACATATTATTGAAAACCATCATTGTGCTCTTTACCGATAAATCAGCAGCTTAG
- a CDS encoding glycosyltransferase codes for MRVALVHDYLTELGGAERVLQALCELFPYAPIYTLIYDERSTRGLFKDRRIHTSFLQRMPYAKTRHRNYAWLMPLAAEQFDLAKYDLVISDSASYAKGIVTKPHTVHISYCHTPIRYAWDDSHRYVKEFGAPLFLRHLIPFFLNYLRIWDKEAALRVDAFIANSSFVKERIRKYYRVDAQVIHPPVDIEFFSAEKRKVQDYFLAAGRLVAYKRFDLAIRAFNELQLPLVVAGEGPELKRLKNISGKTITFAGHVSDQDLRSLYTGARALIFPQEEDFGITAVEAMAVGCPVIAYRGGGALENIVEGKTGIFFDHERPGTLSKAVEQFSKTQFDSDVIREHAQKFSKEMFKQKMQEVIANTLNPNFKAQISNQIQNPKFK; via the coding sequence ATGCGAGTGGCGCTTGTTCATGATTATCTTACGGAACTTGGAGGAGCCGAGCGGGTTTTGCAGGCGCTCTGCGAGCTTTTTCCATATGCGCCGATATATACGCTGATCTATGACGAGAGATCAACAAGAGGCCTCTTTAAGGATCGGCGCATCCACACTTCTTTTCTGCAACGCATGCCGTATGCCAAAACGCGCCATCGGAATTACGCATGGCTTATGCCGCTTGCGGCCGAGCAGTTCGATCTTGCCAAATATGATCTTGTCATCTCCGATTCGGCAAGCTACGCCAAAGGCATCGTAACCAAGCCTCATACGGTTCATATTTCCTATTGCCACACGCCTATCCGCTACGCGTGGGACGATTCCCACCGCTATGTGAAAGAATTCGGCGCACCGCTATTTTTGCGCCATCTCATTCCGTTTTTCTTGAACTACTTGCGCATATGGGATAAGGAAGCCGCACTGCGCGTAGATGCTTTTATTGCAAACTCATCCTTTGTCAAAGAGCGGATCCGCAAGTACTATAGAGTGGATGCTCAAGTCATACATCCGCCGGTGGACATCGAGTTTTTTTCGGCAGAGAAAAGGAAGGTGCAGGATTATTTTCTTGCCGCTGGGCGGCTTGTAGCCTATAAGCGGTTTGATCTGGCAATACGGGCGTTCAATGAGCTCCAATTGCCCCTGGTCGTTGCGGGCGAGGGTCCGGAGCTGAAAAGATTAAAGAATATCTCCGGAAAAACCATAACATTCGCGGGTCACGTCAGCGACCAAGATCTCCGAAGTCTCTATACAGGAGCCAGAGCTCTCATTTTTCCGCAGGAGGAGGATTTCGGGATAACAGCAGTTGAGGCGATGGCTGTTGGTTGCCCCGTTATTGCGTATCGTGGCGGAGGGGCGCTTGAGAATATCGTTGAAGGGAAAACGGGAATATTTTTTGACCATGAACGACCCGGCACTCTTTCAAAAGCCGTGGAACAGTTCTCAAAGACACAGTTCGACTCCGACGTCATTCGCGAGCATGCGCAGAAATTTTCGAAGGAGATGTTTAAACAGAAGATGCAGGAAGTTATCGCGAATACACTAAATCCAAATTTCAAAGCTCAAATATCAAATCAAATCCAAAATCCAAAGTTCAAATAA